A single Camarhynchus parvulus chromosome 5, STF_HiC, whole genome shotgun sequence DNA region contains:
- the LOC115904834 gene encoding protein farnesyltransferase subunit beta-like, producing MAGAAPGSGGRRRLRDDGLRTCTSAEQSKVEDIVQEVYDAYKTNHHSSQYVLQREKHFHYLKRGLRQLTEAYECLDASRPWLCYWILHSLELLDEPIPDSVASDVCQFLKRCQSPQGGFGGGPGQHPHLAPTYAAVNALCIIGTEEAFGVIDRKKLLEYLYSLKQPDGSFLMHVGGEVDVRSAYCAASVASLTNILTPALFAGTAEWIARCQNWEGGIGGVPGMEAHGGYTFCGVAALVILKQEHLLNLRSLLHWVTGRQMRFEGGFQGRCNKLVDGCYSFWQAGLLPLLHRALHARGDPALSMAHWMFDQLALQEYILLCCQCPAGGLLDKPGKSRDFYHTCYCLSGLAIAQHFGSGDLHNEVVLGIPENCLQATHPVYNIAPEKVARAVMHFLQYPVPSLDPASAAQ from the exons ATGGCGGGAGCGGCCCCCGGCtccggcgggaggcggcggctgCGGGACGATGGGCTGCGGACCTGCACCTCCGCCGAGCAG TCCAAAGTGGAGGACATCGTGCAGGAGGTCTATGATGCCTACAAGACAAACCATCACTCCTCACA GTACGTCCTGCAGCGAGAGAAGCACTTCCATTACCTGAAGAGGGGTCTCCGGCAGCTCACTGAAGCCTATGAG TGTCTGGATGCCAGCCGCCCCTGGCTCTGCTACTGGatcctgcacagcctggagctgctggatgagcCCATTCCCGATTCGGTGGCCTCTGA TGTCTGCCAATTCCTGAAGCGGTGCCAGAGCCCccagggtggatttgggggtggtCCCGGCCAGCACCCCCACCTCGCCCCCACCTACGCCGCCGTCAACGCGCTCTGCATCATCGGCACCGAGGAGGCCTTCGGTGTCATCGACAG gaagaAGCTCTTGGAATACCTGTACTCGCTGAAGCAGCCGGATGGCTCCTTCCTCATGCACGTGGGTGGAGAGGTGGATGTCAG GAGCGCCTACTGCGCCGCCTCAGTGGCCTCACTGACCAACATCCTGACACCTGCACTCTTTGCTGGGACGGCCGAGTGGATTGCCAG GTGCCAGAACTGGGAGGGTGGGATCGGCGGCGTGCCAGGCATGGAGGCCCATGGCGGCTACACTTTCTGCGGCGTGGCCGCGCTGGTCATCCTCAAGCAGGAACATCTGCTGAACCTCCGGAGCCTGCTG CACTGGGTGACTGGGCGGCAGATGCGCTTTGAGGGCGGATTCCAGGGCCGCTGCAACAAGCTGGTGGATGGGTGCTACTCCTTTTGGCAAGCTGgactcctgcccctgctccatcGGGCACTCCATGCCAGGG GAGATCCAGCGCTGAGCATGGCACACTGGATGTTCGaccagctggcactgcaggaatacattctcctgtgctgccagtgcccagccGGTGGGCTGCTGGATAAGCCAGGAAA ATCCCGGGATTTCTACCACACCTGCTACTGCCTGAGTGGGTTGGCCATTGCACAGCACTTTGGAAGTGGAGATCTCCACAATGAAGTGGTCCTGGGTATCCCTGAGAATTGCCTG CAGGCCACGCACCCTGTCTACAACATTGCCCCGGAGAAGGTGGCGAGGGCGGTGATGCACTTCCTGCAGTATCCCGTGCCCAGCCTGGATCCAGCATCCGCTGCCCAGTAG
- the RAB15 gene encoding ras-related protein Rab-15: MAKQYDVLFRLLLLGDSGVGKTCLLCRFTDNQFHPAHISTIGVDFKMKTIEVDGIKVRIQIWDTAGQERYQTITKQYYRRAQGIFLVYDISSERSYQHIVKWASDVDEYAPDGVQKILIGNKADEEHKRQVPKEQGLQLAREYGMDFYETSACSNLNIKESFTRLTELVLQAHRKELDELRGLPRAPTLARLEEDEQQPLGSEDTPKTCWC, encoded by the exons ATGGCCAAGCAGTACGACGTGCTGTTCCGGTTGCTGCTGCTCGGGGACTCGGGCGTGGGCAAGACCTGCCTGCTCTGCCGGTTCACCGACAACCAGTTCCACCCCGCCCACATCTCCACCATCG GTGTCGACTTCAAGATGAAGACCATCGAGGTGGATGGGATCAAGGTGCGGATACAGATCTG ggacacagctggccaGGAGCGGTACCAGACCATCACCAAGCAGTACTACCGGCGGGCTCAG GGCATTTTCCTGGTGTACGACATCAGCAGTGAGCGCTCCTACCAGCACATCGTGAAGTGGGCCAGCGACGTGGATGAG TACGCACCCGATGGCGTCCAGAAAATCCTCATCGGGAACAAGGCGGACGAGGAGCACAAGAGGCAAGTGCCCAAAGAGCAAGGGCTGCAG ctggccaGGGAATACGGGATGGATTTCTACGAGACCAGTGCCTGCAGCAACCTcaacatcaaggag TCCTTCACACGGCTGAcggagctggtgctgcaggcgCACCGCAAGGAGCTGGACGAGCTGCGGGGGCTGCCCCGCGCCCCCACCCTGGCCCGGCTGGAGGAGgatgagcagcagcccctggggagcgAGGACACCCCCAAAACCTGCTGGTGTTGA
- the UNC93B1 gene encoding protein unc-93 homolog B1 isoform X3, whose product MRVQGLCVQVTWMQNLGCQQGPFHPDTIQGPPEALMEKDINGCQDGAKTEPSTRLGTEGTETQLDDFVGPHPDYNEEEEEQKYFRRKRLGVIKNVVAASLAGTLTYSVYLGLLQMQLILHYDETYREVKYSNIRLEDIDRKVLMGINVTPVAALLYTPILIRFFGTKWAMFLAIGIYALFVSSNYWERYYTLVPSAVAIGMVIVPLWASMGTYIMRMAQKYYEYVNYKEEQEKERQRAPRDACNAYIIVFQTIFYSCFHLSFVCAQMPMVFFLNNYLYQLNHTLFAVKHCGTLSHGTLPGFNKTVLQSLPRSVNLIIVESALMAAAFLAMLVVLVLCGAAYRPMEEIDMRSIGWGNIFQLPFKHMRDYRLRHLFPLFIYSGFEVLFVCTGFSLNYGVCALGLERLAYLLMAYGFSASVCSSLALCMLRLRRHIPLLAGALIHAVLLVTLFCWAPEPRCLAQAPLLYSIAVLWGTGSALNKTGISILLGMLYKKKERQDFIFTIYHWWQALAIFTVYLWSGLPMKAKLSIMLLTLVVAVGTYLWMEQKVAWNMEVRLPRIPRPRHKTRGYRYLEDNSDETGSDGDGDKEDDDRHPTEATTEDELPKEDRELLG is encoded by the exons aTGAGGGTGCAGGGTCTGTGTGTGCAGGTCACATGGATGCAAAACTTGGGGTGCCAGCAGGGTCCCTTCCACCCTGACACCATCCAGGGCCCTCCAGAAGCACTAATGGAGAAGGACATCAACGGCTGCCAGGATGGGGCCAAGACAGAGCcaagcaccaggctgggcaCCGAGGGGACggagacacag CTGGACGATTTTGTGGGTCCTCACCCTGACTAcaatgaggaggaagaagagcagaAGTACTTTCGCCGCAAACGCCTCGGTGTCATCAAGAACGTGgtggctgccagcctggctggcaccCTCACTTACAGCGTCTACCTGG GTCTGCTGCAGATGCAGCTGATCCTTCACTATGACGAGACCTACCGGGAGGTGAAGTACAGCAATATCCGGTTGGAGGACATCGACCGCAAGGTGCTGATGGGCATCAACGTCACACCCGTGGCAGCGCTGCTCTACACACCCATCCTCATCAG GTTCTTTGGCACCAAGTGGGCCATGTTCCTGGCGATTGGCATCTACGCCCTCTTCGTCTCCAGCAACTACTGGGAGCGCTACTACACGCTGGTGCCCTCTGCGGTGGCCATTGGCATGGTGATCGTGCCCCTCTGGGCCTCCATGGGCACCTACATCATGCG GATGGCCCAGAAGTACTACGAGTACGTTAACTacaaggaggagcaggagaaggagaggcaACGAGCACCACGGGATGCCTGCAATGCCTACATCATCGTCTTCCAGACCATCTTCTACTCCTGCTTCCAC TTGAGCTTCGTCTGCGCTCAGATGCCCATGGTCTTCTTCCTCAACAACTACCTCTACCAACTCAACCACACGCTCTTTGCAGTGAAGCATTGTG GGACCCTGAGCCACGGCACACTGCCTGGTTTCAACAAGACGGTGCTGCAGAGCCTTCCCCGCAGCGTCAACCTCATCATCGTGGAGAGCGCCTTGATGGCCGCCGCCTTCCTCGCCATGCTGGTG gtgctggtgctgtgcgGCGCAGCGTACCGGCCCATGGAGGAGATCGACATGCGCAGCATCGGCTGGGGCAACATCTTCCAGCTGCCCTTCAAGCACATGCGGGACTATCGCCTGCGGCACCTCTTCCCACTGTTCATCTACAGCGGCTTCGAGGTGCTCTTTGTCTGCACTGGATTTTCCCTG AACTACGGCGTGTGTGCCCTCGGGCTGGAGAGGCTGGCGTATCTGCTCATGGCCTACGGCTTCTCCGCCTCggtgtgctccagcctggccctgtgcaTGCTGCGCCTGCGCCGGCACATCCCGCTCCTGGCTGGAGCCCTCATCCATGCTGTGCTCCTGGTGACACTCTTCTGCTGGGCCCCAGAGCCCCggtgcctggcacaggcaccGCTGCTCTACAGCATTGCCGTGCTCTGGGGCACGGGCAGCGCCCTCAACAAGACTGGAATCAGCA TCCTCCTGGGGATGCTGTACAAGAAAAAGGAGCGCCAAGACTTCATCTTCACCATCTACCACTGGTGGCAGGCCCTGGCTATCTTCACCGTCTACCTGTGGTCGGGGCTGCCCATGAAG GCCAAGCTGTCCATCATGCTGCTGACGCTGGTGGTGGCGGTGGGGACATACCTGTGGATGGAGCAGAAGGTGGCGTGGAACATGGAAGTCCGGCTGCCCCGCATCCCACGCCCACGCCACAAAACACGTGGATACCGCTACCTGGAGGACAACTCGGATGAGACTGGCTCTGACGGTGACGGGGACAAGGAGGATGATGACAGGCACCCAACTGAGGCCACCACAGAGGACGAGCTGCCAAAagaggacagggagctgctgggataG
- the UNC93B1 gene encoding protein unc-93 homolog B1 isoform X4, whose amino-acid sequence MEKDINGCQDGAKTEPSTRLGTEGTETQLDDFVGPHPDYNEEEEEQKYFRRKRLGVIKNVVAASLAGTLTYSVYLGLLQMQLILHYDETYREVKYSNIRLEDIDRKVLMGINVTPVAALLYTPILIRFFGTKWAMFLAIGIYALFVSSNYWERYYTLVPSAVAIGMVIVPLWASMGTYIMRMAQKYYEYVNYKEEQEKERQRAPRDACNAYIIVFQTIFYSCFHLSFVCAQMPMVFFLNNYLYQLNHTLFAVKHCGTLSHGTLPGFNKTVLQSLPRSVNLIIVESALMAAAFLAMLVVLVLCGAAYRPMEEIDMRSIGWGNIFQLPFKHMRDYRLRHLFPLFIYSGFEVLFVCTGFSLNYGVCALGLERLAYLLMAYGFSASVCSSLALCMLRLRRHIPLLAGALIHAVLLVTLFCWAPEPRCLAQAPLLYSIAVLWGTGSALNKTGISILLGMLYKKKERQDFIFTIYHWWQALAIFTVYLWSGLPMKAKLSIMLLTLVVAVGTYLWMEQKVAWNMEVRLPRIPRPRHKTRGYRYLEDNSDETGSDGDGDKEDDDRHPTEATTEDELPKEDRELLG is encoded by the exons ATGGAGAAGGACATCAACGGCTGCCAGGATGGGGCCAAGACAGAGCcaagcaccaggctgggcaCCGAGGGGACggagacacag CTGGACGATTTTGTGGGTCCTCACCCTGACTAcaatgaggaggaagaagagcagaAGTACTTTCGCCGCAAACGCCTCGGTGTCATCAAGAACGTGgtggctgccagcctggctggcaccCTCACTTACAGCGTCTACCTGG GTCTGCTGCAGATGCAGCTGATCCTTCACTATGACGAGACCTACCGGGAGGTGAAGTACAGCAATATCCGGTTGGAGGACATCGACCGCAAGGTGCTGATGGGCATCAACGTCACACCCGTGGCAGCGCTGCTCTACACACCCATCCTCATCAG GTTCTTTGGCACCAAGTGGGCCATGTTCCTGGCGATTGGCATCTACGCCCTCTTCGTCTCCAGCAACTACTGGGAGCGCTACTACACGCTGGTGCCCTCTGCGGTGGCCATTGGCATGGTGATCGTGCCCCTCTGGGCCTCCATGGGCACCTACATCATGCG GATGGCCCAGAAGTACTACGAGTACGTTAACTacaaggaggagcaggagaaggagaggcaACGAGCACCACGGGATGCCTGCAATGCCTACATCATCGTCTTCCAGACCATCTTCTACTCCTGCTTCCAC TTGAGCTTCGTCTGCGCTCAGATGCCCATGGTCTTCTTCCTCAACAACTACCTCTACCAACTCAACCACACGCTCTTTGCAGTGAAGCATTGTG GGACCCTGAGCCACGGCACACTGCCTGGTTTCAACAAGACGGTGCTGCAGAGCCTTCCCCGCAGCGTCAACCTCATCATCGTGGAGAGCGCCTTGATGGCCGCCGCCTTCCTCGCCATGCTGGTG gtgctggtgctgtgcgGCGCAGCGTACCGGCCCATGGAGGAGATCGACATGCGCAGCATCGGCTGGGGCAACATCTTCCAGCTGCCCTTCAAGCACATGCGGGACTATCGCCTGCGGCACCTCTTCCCACTGTTCATCTACAGCGGCTTCGAGGTGCTCTTTGTCTGCACTGGATTTTCCCTG AACTACGGCGTGTGTGCCCTCGGGCTGGAGAGGCTGGCGTATCTGCTCATGGCCTACGGCTTCTCCGCCTCggtgtgctccagcctggccctgtgcaTGCTGCGCCTGCGCCGGCACATCCCGCTCCTGGCTGGAGCCCTCATCCATGCTGTGCTCCTGGTGACACTCTTCTGCTGGGCCCCAGAGCCCCggtgcctggcacaggcaccGCTGCTCTACAGCATTGCCGTGCTCTGGGGCACGGGCAGCGCCCTCAACAAGACTGGAATCAGCA TCCTCCTGGGGATGCTGTACAAGAAAAAGGAGCGCCAAGACTTCATCTTCACCATCTACCACTGGTGGCAGGCCCTGGCTATCTTCACCGTCTACCTGTGGTCGGGGCTGCCCATGAAG GCCAAGCTGTCCATCATGCTGCTGACGCTGGTGGTGGCGGTGGGGACATACCTGTGGATGGAGCAGAAGGTGGCGTGGAACATGGAAGTCCGGCTGCCCCGCATCCCACGCCCACGCCACAAAACACGTGGATACCGCTACCTGGAGGACAACTCGGATGAGACTGGCTCTGACGGTGACGGGGACAAGGAGGATGATGACAGGCACCCAACTGAGGCCACCACAGAGGACGAGCTGCCAAAagaggacagggagctgctgggataG
- the UNC93B1 gene encoding protein unc-93 homolog B1 isoform X2, with translation MQNLGCQQGPFHPDTIQGPPEALMEKDINGCQDGAKTEPSTRLGTEGTETQLDDFVGPHPDYNEEEEEQKYFRRKRLGVIKNVVAASLAGTLTYSVYLGLLQMQLILHYDETYREVKYSNIRLEDIDRKVLMGINVTPVAALLYTPILIRFFGTKWAMFLAIGIYALFVSSNYWERYYTLVPSAVAIGMVIVPLWASMGTYIMRMAQKYYEYVNYKEEQEKERQRAPRDACNAYIIVFQTIFYSCFHLSFVCAQMPMVFFLNNYLYQLNHTLFAVKHCGTLSHGTLPGFNKTVLQSLPRSVNLIIVESALMAAAFLAMLVVSAGAEGDRDGLDDGRTSPAGTLQVLVLCGAAYRPMEEIDMRSIGWGNIFQLPFKHMRDYRLRHLFPLFIYSGFEVLFVCTGFSLVGSVTGWEVTERGQVTLSRCSLQNYGVCALGLERLAYLLMAYGFSASVCSSLALCMLRLRRHIPLLAGALIHAVLLVTLFCWAPEPRCLAQAPLLYSIAVLWGTGSALNKTGISILLGMLYKKKERQDFIFTIYHWWQALAIFTVYLWSGLPMKAKLSIMLLTLVVAVGTYLWMEQKVAWNMEVRLPRIPRPRHKTRGYRYLEDNSDETGSDGDGDKEDDDRHPTEATTEDELPKEDRELLG, from the exons ATGCAAAACTTGGGGTGCCAGCAGGGTCCCTTCCACCCTGACACCATCCAGGGCCCTCCAGAAGCACTAATGGAGAAGGACATCAACGGCTGCCAGGATGGGGCCAAGACAGAGCcaagcaccaggctgggcaCCGAGGGGACggagacacag CTGGACGATTTTGTGGGTCCTCACCCTGACTAcaatgaggaggaagaagagcagaAGTACTTTCGCCGCAAACGCCTCGGTGTCATCAAGAACGTGgtggctgccagcctggctggcaccCTCACTTACAGCGTCTACCTGG GTCTGCTGCAGATGCAGCTGATCCTTCACTATGACGAGACCTACCGGGAGGTGAAGTACAGCAATATCCGGTTGGAGGACATCGACCGCAAGGTGCTGATGGGCATCAACGTCACACCCGTGGCAGCGCTGCTCTACACACCCATCCTCATCAG GTTCTTTGGCACCAAGTGGGCCATGTTCCTGGCGATTGGCATCTACGCCCTCTTCGTCTCCAGCAACTACTGGGAGCGCTACTACACGCTGGTGCCCTCTGCGGTGGCCATTGGCATGGTGATCGTGCCCCTCTGGGCCTCCATGGGCACCTACATCATGCG GATGGCCCAGAAGTACTACGAGTACGTTAACTacaaggaggagcaggagaaggagaggcaACGAGCACCACGGGATGCCTGCAATGCCTACATCATCGTCTTCCAGACCATCTTCTACTCCTGCTTCCAC TTGAGCTTCGTCTGCGCTCAGATGCCCATGGTCTTCTTCCTCAACAACTACCTCTACCAACTCAACCACACGCTCTTTGCAGTGAAGCATTGTG GGACCCTGAGCCACGGCACACTGCCTGGTTTCAACAAGACGGTGCTGCAGAGCCTTCCCCGCAGCGTCAACCTCATCATCGTGGAGAGCGCCTTGATGGCCGCCGCCTTCCTCGCCATGCTGGTGGTGAGTGCCGGGGCggaaggggacagggatgggctggaCGATGGCAGGACCTCACCTGCTGGCACTctgcaggtgctggtgctgtgcgGCGCAGCGTACCGGCCCATGGAGGAGATCGACATGCGCAGCATCGGCTGGGGCAACATCTTCCAGCTGCCCTTCAAGCACATGCGGGACTATCGCCTGCGGCACCTCTTCCCACTGTTCATCTACAGCGGCTTCGAGGTGCTCTTTGTCTGCACTGGATTTTCCCTGGTAGGATCTGTGACGGGGTGGGAGGTGACGGAGcggggacaggtgacactgagCCGGTGCTCGCTGCAGAACTACGGCGTGTGTGCCCTCGGGCTGGAGAGGCTGGCGTATCTGCTCATGGCCTACGGCTTCTCCGCCTCggtgtgctccagcctggccctgtgcaTGCTGCGCCTGCGCCGGCACATCCCGCTCCTGGCTGGAGCCCTCATCCATGCTGTGCTCCTGGTGACACTCTTCTGCTGGGCCCCAGAGCCCCggtgcctggcacaggcaccGCTGCTCTACAGCATTGCCGTGCTCTGGGGCACGGGCAGCGCCCTCAACAAGACTGGAATCAGCA TCCTCCTGGGGATGCTGTACAAGAAAAAGGAGCGCCAAGACTTCATCTTCACCATCTACCACTGGTGGCAGGCCCTGGCTATCTTCACCGTCTACCTGTGGTCGGGGCTGCCCATGAAG GCCAAGCTGTCCATCATGCTGCTGACGCTGGTGGTGGCGGTGGGGACATACCTGTGGATGGAGCAGAAGGTGGCGTGGAACATGGAAGTCCGGCTGCCCCGCATCCCACGCCCACGCCACAAAACACGTGGATACCGCTACCTGGAGGACAACTCGGATGAGACTGGCTCTGACGGTGACGGGGACAAGGAGGATGATGACAGGCACCCAACTGAGGCCACCACAGAGGACGAGCTGCCAAAagaggacagggagctgctgggataG
- the MAX gene encoding LOW QUALITY PROTEIN: protein max (The sequence of the model RefSeq protein was modified relative to this genomic sequence to represent the inferred CDS: deleted 2 bases in 1 codon), translating to MHAGSCSPRHVEGASISPLKPQLPQPFASPGAIIAPPRLPRMRGAGCCCGGAPARGFTRAGAMSDNDDIEVESDEEQPRFQSAADKRAHHNALERKRRDHIKDSFHSLRDSVPSLQGEKASRAQILDKATEYIQYMRRKNHTHQQDIDDLKRQNALLEQQVRALEKARASAQLQASYPADNSLYTNPKGSAISAFDGGSDSSSDSEPDEPQNRKKLRMEAS from the exons ATGCACGCCGGGAGTTGTAGTCCCCGCCACGTGGAAGGTGCCTCCATCTCCCCACTCAAACCACAACTCCCGCAACCGTTCGCGTCGCCCGGCGCCATCATTGCCCCCCCCCGACTTCCGCGCATGCGCGGTGCGGGCTGTTGTTGtggcggcgcg ccggcccgcggctTCACCCGGGCGGGAGCGATGAGCGACAACGATGACATCGAGGTGGAGAGCGAC GAGGAGCAGCCGAGGTTTCAGTCCGCG GCCGACAAACGGGCTCATCACAACGCGCTGGAGCGCAAGCGCAGGGACCACATCAAGGATAGCTTCCACAGCCTGCGGGACTCTGTGCCCTCGCTCCAAGGAGAGAAG GCATCCCGGGCCCAAATCCTGGACAAAGCCACAGAGTACATCCAGTACATGCGCCGGAAAAACCACACACACCAGCAGGACATCGACGACCTCAAGCGGCAGAATGcgctgctggagcagcaag TGCGTGCGCTGGAGAAGGCCCGAGCCAGCGCCCAGCTCCAGGCCAGCTATCCCGCGGACAACAGCCTCTACACCAACCCCAAGGGCAGTGCCATCTCCGCCTTCGACGGTGGCTCCGACTCCAGCTCCGACTCGGAGCCCGACGAGCCGCAGAACAGGAAGAAGCTGCGCATGGAGGCCAGTTAG
- the UNC93B1 gene encoding protein unc-93 homolog B1 isoform X1, whose amino-acid sequence MRVQGLCVQVTWMQNLGCQQGPFHPDTIQGPPEALMEKDINGCQDGAKTEPSTRLGTEGTETQLDDFVGPHPDYNEEEEEQKYFRRKRLGVIKNVVAASLAGTLTYSVYLGLLQMQLILHYDETYREVKYSNIRLEDIDRKVLMGINVTPVAALLYTPILIRFFGTKWAMFLAIGIYALFVSSNYWERYYTLVPSAVAIGMVIVPLWASMGTYIMRMAQKYYEYVNYKEEQEKERQRAPRDACNAYIIVFQTIFYSCFHLSFVCAQMPMVFFLNNYLYQLNHTLFAVKHCGTLSHGTLPGFNKTVLQSLPRSVNLIIVESALMAAAFLAMLVVSAGAEGDRDGLDDGRTSPAGTLQVLVLCGAAYRPMEEIDMRSIGWGNIFQLPFKHMRDYRLRHLFPLFIYSGFEVLFVCTGFSLVGSVTGWEVTERGQVTLSRCSLQNYGVCALGLERLAYLLMAYGFSASVCSSLALCMLRLRRHIPLLAGALIHAVLLVTLFCWAPEPRCLAQAPLLYSIAVLWGTGSALNKTGISILLGMLYKKKERQDFIFTIYHWWQALAIFTVYLWSGLPMKAKLSIMLLTLVVAVGTYLWMEQKVAWNMEVRLPRIPRPRHKTRGYRYLEDNSDETGSDGDGDKEDDDRHPTEATTEDELPKEDRELLG is encoded by the exons aTGAGGGTGCAGGGTCTGTGTGTGCAGGTCACATGGATGCAAAACTTGGGGTGCCAGCAGGGTCCCTTCCACCCTGACACCATCCAGGGCCCTCCAGAAGCACTAATGGAGAAGGACATCAACGGCTGCCAGGATGGGGCCAAGACAGAGCcaagcaccaggctgggcaCCGAGGGGACggagacacag CTGGACGATTTTGTGGGTCCTCACCCTGACTAcaatgaggaggaagaagagcagaAGTACTTTCGCCGCAAACGCCTCGGTGTCATCAAGAACGTGgtggctgccagcctggctggcaccCTCACTTACAGCGTCTACCTGG GTCTGCTGCAGATGCAGCTGATCCTTCACTATGACGAGACCTACCGGGAGGTGAAGTACAGCAATATCCGGTTGGAGGACATCGACCGCAAGGTGCTGATGGGCATCAACGTCACACCCGTGGCAGCGCTGCTCTACACACCCATCCTCATCAG GTTCTTTGGCACCAAGTGGGCCATGTTCCTGGCGATTGGCATCTACGCCCTCTTCGTCTCCAGCAACTACTGGGAGCGCTACTACACGCTGGTGCCCTCTGCGGTGGCCATTGGCATGGTGATCGTGCCCCTCTGGGCCTCCATGGGCACCTACATCATGCG GATGGCCCAGAAGTACTACGAGTACGTTAACTacaaggaggagcaggagaaggagaggcaACGAGCACCACGGGATGCCTGCAATGCCTACATCATCGTCTTCCAGACCATCTTCTACTCCTGCTTCCAC TTGAGCTTCGTCTGCGCTCAGATGCCCATGGTCTTCTTCCTCAACAACTACCTCTACCAACTCAACCACACGCTCTTTGCAGTGAAGCATTGTG GGACCCTGAGCCACGGCACACTGCCTGGTTTCAACAAGACGGTGCTGCAGAGCCTTCCCCGCAGCGTCAACCTCATCATCGTGGAGAGCGCCTTGATGGCCGCCGCCTTCCTCGCCATGCTGGTGGTGAGTGCCGGGGCggaaggggacagggatgggctggaCGATGGCAGGACCTCACCTGCTGGCACTctgcaggtgctggtgctgtgcgGCGCAGCGTACCGGCCCATGGAGGAGATCGACATGCGCAGCATCGGCTGGGGCAACATCTTCCAGCTGCCCTTCAAGCACATGCGGGACTATCGCCTGCGGCACCTCTTCCCACTGTTCATCTACAGCGGCTTCGAGGTGCTCTTTGTCTGCACTGGATTTTCCCTGGTAGGATCTGTGACGGGGTGGGAGGTGACGGAGcggggacaggtgacactgagCCGGTGCTCGCTGCAGAACTACGGCGTGTGTGCCCTCGGGCTGGAGAGGCTGGCGTATCTGCTCATGGCCTACGGCTTCTCCGCCTCggtgtgctccagcctggccctgtgcaTGCTGCGCCTGCGCCGGCACATCCCGCTCCTGGCTGGAGCCCTCATCCATGCTGTGCTCCTGGTGACACTCTTCTGCTGGGCCCCAGAGCCCCggtgcctggcacaggcaccGCTGCTCTACAGCATTGCCGTGCTCTGGGGCACGGGCAGCGCCCTCAACAAGACTGGAATCAGCA TCCTCCTGGGGATGCTGTACAAGAAAAAGGAGCGCCAAGACTTCATCTTCACCATCTACCACTGGTGGCAGGCCCTGGCTATCTTCACCGTCTACCTGTGGTCGGGGCTGCCCATGAAG GCCAAGCTGTCCATCATGCTGCTGACGCTGGTGGTGGCGGTGGGGACATACCTGTGGATGGAGCAGAAGGTGGCGTGGAACATGGAAGTCCGGCTGCCCCGCATCCCACGCCCACGCCACAAAACACGTGGATACCGCTACCTGGAGGACAACTCGGATGAGACTGGCTCTGACGGTGACGGGGACAAGGAGGATGATGACAGGCACCCAACTGAGGCCACCACAGAGGACGAGCTGCCAAAagaggacagggagctgctgggataG